One Phycisphaera mikurensis NBRC 102666 DNA window includes the following coding sequences:
- a CDS encoding NADP-dependent isocitrate dehydrogenase, giving the protein MPAAPSTAPDRPLDLPDPPASVTVAVAHGDGIGPEIMDATLRVLDAAGAGLVYDTIEIGKKVYERGVSAGIEASSWDTLRKHRVFLKAPITTPQGGGYKSLNVTTRKTLGLYANVRPCVAYAPFVGSRHPGMDVVIVRENEEDTYGGIEHRQTAEVTQCLKLISRPGCEKIVRHAFEYARAAGRKRVSCFTKDNIMKATDGLFHRVFDEIRGEYPEIESDHWIIDIGAAMLADRPERFDVILTLNLYGDVLSDIAAQIAGSVGLCGTSNIGDTCSMFEAIHGSAPDIAGRDVANPTGLLLAAVQMLVHLNKPGAAEKIHNAVLRTIEDGVHTADLHDGRGHDPVGTRAFADAVIQRLGQRPEHLPAAVYAGVADRAAPGVGPATREKPVKALVGVDVFLDWDPAERDPDALAAELHAAADGQPLQLQMITNRGVKVWPEGFPETFCTDHWRCRFVPRGGGEASHRQVLGLLTRLADAGLDFIKTEHLCTFDGEAGFSLGQGQ; this is encoded by the coding sequence ATGCCCGCCGCCCCCTCGACCGCCCCGGACCGCCCGCTGGACCTCCCCGATCCCCCGGCCTCCGTCACCGTGGCCGTCGCGCACGGCGACGGCATCGGCCCCGAGATCATGGACGCGACGCTCCGCGTGCTCGACGCGGCCGGTGCCGGCTTGGTCTACGACACCATCGAGATCGGCAAGAAGGTCTACGAGCGCGGCGTCTCCGCGGGCATCGAGGCCTCTTCGTGGGACACGCTCCGGAAGCACCGGGTGTTCCTGAAGGCCCCGATCACCACGCCCCAGGGCGGCGGCTACAAGTCGCTGAACGTGACGACCCGCAAGACGCTGGGGCTTTACGCGAACGTACGCCCGTGCGTCGCCTACGCGCCCTTCGTCGGGAGCCGGCACCCGGGCATGGACGTCGTGATCGTCCGCGAGAACGAGGAGGACACCTACGGCGGCATCGAGCACCGCCAGACGGCCGAGGTGACGCAGTGCCTCAAGCTCATCTCGCGGCCCGGCTGCGAGAAGATCGTCCGCCACGCCTTCGAGTACGCCCGCGCCGCCGGCCGCAAGCGGGTCAGCTGCTTCACGAAGGACAACATCATGAAGGCGACCGACGGCCTCTTCCACCGGGTCTTCGACGAGATCCGCGGCGAGTACCCCGAGATCGAGTCGGACCACTGGATCATCGACATCGGCGCCGCGATGCTCGCCGACCGGCCCGAGCGCTTCGACGTGATCCTCACGCTGAACCTCTACGGCGACGTGCTCTCGGACATCGCCGCCCAGATCGCCGGCAGCGTCGGCCTGTGCGGCACCTCGAACATCGGCGACACCTGCTCGATGTTCGAGGCGATCCACGGCAGCGCCCCCGACATCGCCGGGCGCGACGTCGCCAACCCCACGGGCCTGCTGCTCGCGGCCGTGCAGATGCTCGTGCACCTCAACAAGCCCGGGGCCGCCGAGAAGATCCACAACGCGGTGCTCCGCACGATCGAGGACGGCGTGCACACCGCCGACCTGCACGACGGCCGGGGCCACGACCCGGTCGGCACCCGCGCCTTCGCCGACGCGGTGATCCAGCGGCTCGGCCAGCGGCCCGAGCACCTGCCGGCCGCGGTCTATGCCGGGGTCGCGGATCGCGCGGCCCCGGGCGTCGGGCCGGCGACGCGGGAGAAGCCGGTGAAGGCGCTCGTCGGGGTGGACGTCTTCCTGGACTGGGACCCGGCGGAGCGGGACCCCGACGCGCTCGCCGCGGAGCTCCACGCGGCGGCCGATGGCCAGCCGCTCCAGCTGCAGATGATCACCAACCGGGGCGTGAAGGTGTGGCCGGAGGGCTTCCCCGAAACCTTCTGCACCGACCACTGGCGCTGCCGCTTCGTGCCCCGGGGCGGGGGCGAGGCCTCGCACCGGCAGGTCCTCGGCCTGCTGACCCGGCTCGCCGACGCCGGGCTGGACTTCATCAAGACCGAGCACCTGTGCACCTTCGACGGCGAGGCGGGCTTCTCGCTCGGCCAGGGGCAGTAG
- a CDS encoding HDOD domain-containing protein produces the protein MSPATATTDAETEAMIRGSIDEISHIATLPEVTLKIIELVDNPDSTAQDLNKIISHDPALGARILKVVNSAFYGLPGQIGSINRAIVLLGLNAVKNIAIAASLTKLFRGGKICDGFDARELWSHCIATATACRLLAERAKLGKGDEAFLAGLIHDIGIMVEIQARRTDFVEAVNHAVASEGTFRASEIAVLGATHEQFGAALCKTWKFPETFQNVAGFHHEPRLLPEGARALAVLVHIADHLTKTLELGFTLDVEGELDPALVAELNLTQADLDEIATGLPEAIAEAQGVFSGG, from the coding sequence ATGTCACCCGCCACCGCCACGACCGACGCCGAGACCGAAGCGATGATCCGAGGCTCGATCGACGAGATCTCGCACATCGCCACGCTGCCCGAGGTCACGCTGAAGATCATCGAGCTCGTCGACAACCCCGACTCGACGGCGCAGGACCTCAACAAGATCATCAGCCACGACCCGGCGCTGGGCGCCCGCATCCTCAAGGTCGTGAACTCGGCCTTCTACGGCCTGCCCGGCCAGATCGGCTCGATCAACCGGGCGATCGTGCTGCTGGGCCTCAACGCGGTGAAGAACATCGCGATCGCCGCGTCCCTCACCAAGCTGTTCCGCGGGGGGAAGATCTGCGACGGCTTCGACGCCCGCGAGCTCTGGTCGCACTGCATCGCCACCGCCACCGCCTGCCGCCTGCTCGCCGAGCGGGCGAAGCTGGGCAAGGGCGACGAGGCCTTCCTCGCCGGCCTGATCCACGACATCGGGATCATGGTGGAGATCCAGGCCCGCCGCACCGACTTCGTGGAGGCGGTCAACCACGCCGTCGCCAGCGAGGGCACGTTCCGCGCGTCGGAGATCGCCGTGCTCGGTGCGACGCACGAGCAGTTCGGCGCGGCCCTGTGCAAGACGTGGAAGTTCCCCGAGACGTTCCAGAACGTCGCCGGCTTCCACCACGAACCCCGCCTCCTGCCCGAGGGCGCCCGCGCCCTCGCCGTGCTCGTGCACATCGCCGACCACCTCACCAAGACGCTGGAGCTTGGCTTCACGCTGGACGTCGAGGGGGAGCTGGACCCGGCCCTCGTCGCCGAGTTGAACCTGACCCAGGCGGATCTCGACGAGATCGCCACCGGGCTGCCCGAGGCCATCGCCGAGGCGCAGGGCGTCTTCAGCGGCGGCTGA
- a CDS encoding winged helix-turn-helix domain-containing protein encodes MPKTRKNPGPAPAPAPAPAREAAPRFTFLTNHSHVLLLLAGEPALRVRDLAARVDVTERAVQKILADLVAVGVLTREREGRRNRYEVHPERSLRHPVESHRTVADLIAMVHGA; translated from the coding sequence ATGCCCAAGACCCGGAAGAACCCCGGCCCCGCCCCCGCCCCCGCCCCCGCCCCCGCCAGGGAGGCGGCGCCACGCTTCACCTTTCTCACGAACCATTCCCACGTGCTGCTGCTGCTCGCGGGCGAGCCGGCGCTGCGGGTACGCGACCTCGCGGCCCGCGTCGACGTCACCGAGCGGGCGGTGCAGAAGATCCTCGCCGACCTGGTCGCGGTGGGGGTGCTGACCCGCGAGCGGGAGGGGCGGCGGAACCGGTACGAGGTCCACCCCGAGCGGTCGCTGCGGCACCCGGTGGAGTCCCACCGCACGGTGGCGGACCTGATCGCGATGGTGCACGGGGCGTAG
- the recJ gene encoding single-stranded-DNA-specific exonuclease RecJ, whose product MTVARMQTLSRWIERGGENPTLTADPARLRAIASALRVSPLVARLLVQRGHADPDAAAAFLDPRLSELPEPDALPGVPAAAARLAAAVAAGRPVIVYGDYDVDGITAASILWHVLTDLGRRVGPAGGPRVGTYVPHRVEEGYGLHAEALERIARYATHPALDPGDGTPPLVVTVDCGITAVGAAARAAELGLDLIVTDHHRPPEGSPPDALLVHPELGGTPAEGFDPPPCGAGVAFFLAWATARVAMGTPRLPPPLKDKLVDLLSLAAMGTVADLVPLCGVNRRIVANGLKRLKATRLPGLAALIRAAKLDGEEVSATHVGFVIGPRINACGRMGHAAEAVELLTTATGRRAEDLAHTLTAENDCRRQVEREVLAEATEAVEAGGHATEDRRVIVLAGADWHPGVVGIVASRLVERYFRPVVLLAGTPEGQLRGSARSVGGVDLHACLSACAGHLLAFGGHRMAAGMTLQPAALDAFRAALNDAVAAVLPAERLCREVRHDGDAGEDDLAAEAIDALTRMAPFGMGNPRPKVRLRGLEIERPPCRMGGRGAHACFQLRLGNRSLRAVAFGRGDDAELHAVGDRLDAIAELKLNTWNGRTRPELHLVDFRPASPGGPAVRR is encoded by the coding sequence ATGACCGTCGCAAGGATGCAGACGCTCTCCCGCTGGATCGAGCGCGGGGGAGAGAACCCGACGCTCACCGCCGACCCCGCCCGGCTGCGGGCGATCGCGTCGGCGCTGCGCGTGAGCCCGCTGGTGGCGCGGCTGCTGGTGCAGCGTGGCCACGCCGACCCCGACGCGGCCGCGGCCTTCCTCGACCCGCGGCTGTCGGAGCTGCCCGAGCCGGACGCGCTCCCGGGCGTGCCCGCCGCGGCCGCGCGGCTCGCCGCCGCGGTGGCGGCGGGGCGGCCGGTCATCGTGTACGGCGACTACGACGTCGACGGCATCACCGCCGCCTCGATCCTCTGGCACGTGCTCACCGACCTGGGGCGGCGGGTCGGTCCCGCCGGCGGGCCGCGCGTCGGCACCTACGTGCCGCACCGCGTCGAGGAGGGCTACGGCCTGCACGCCGAGGCGCTGGAGCGGATCGCCCGGTACGCGACGCACCCCGCGCTGGATCCCGGCGACGGCACGCCGCCGCTGGTGGTCACGGTCGACTGCGGGATCACCGCCGTCGGGGCCGCGGCGCGGGCGGCCGAGCTGGGCCTCGACCTGATCGTCACCGACCACCACCGGCCGCCGGAGGGCTCGCCCCCTGACGCGCTGCTCGTCCACCCCGAGCTCGGCGGAACGCCCGCGGAGGGCTTCGATCCGCCGCCGTGCGGCGCCGGCGTCGCCTTCTTCCTCGCCTGGGCGACCGCCCGCGTCGCGATGGGCACGCCGCGCCTGCCCCCGCCGCTCAAGGACAAGCTGGTCGACCTCCTGTCGCTCGCCGCGATGGGCACCGTCGCCGACCTCGTGCCGCTTTGCGGCGTGAACCGGCGCATCGTCGCCAACGGCCTCAAGCGGCTCAAGGCAACGCGGCTGCCCGGCCTCGCCGCGCTCATCCGCGCCGCCAAGCTCGACGGCGAGGAGGTCTCCGCCACGCACGTCGGCTTCGTGATCGGGCCGCGGATCAACGCCTGCGGCCGCATGGGGCACGCCGCCGAGGCGGTGGAGCTGCTCACCACCGCCACCGGCCGGCGCGCCGAGGACCTCGCCCACACGCTCACCGCCGAGAACGACTGCCGGCGGCAGGTCGAGCGGGAGGTGCTGGCCGAGGCCACCGAGGCCGTGGAGGCCGGCGGCCACGCCACCGAAGACCGCCGGGTGATCGTGCTCGCCGGCGCGGACTGGCACCCCGGCGTCGTCGGGATCGTCGCGTCGCGCCTCGTCGAGCGCTACTTCCGCCCGGTCGTGCTGCTCGCCGGCACGCCCGAGGGCCAGCTCCGCGGCTCCGCCCGCTCCGTCGGCGGCGTCGACCTGCACGCCTGCCTGTCCGCCTGCGCCGGCCACCTGCTCGCCTTCGGCGGCCACCGCATGGCCGCCGGGATGACGCTCCAGCCCGCCGCGCTGGACGCCTTCCGCGCCGCGCTCAACGACGCCGTCGCCGCGGTGCTGCCCGCCGAGCGGCTGTGCCGGGAGGTCCGGCACGACGGCGACGCGGGGGAGGACGACCTCGCCGCCGAGGCCATCGACGCGCTCACGCGGATGGCCCCCTTCGGCATGGGCAACCCGCGGCCGAAGGTCCGGCTCCGCGGGCTCGAGATCGAGCGTCCGCCGTGCCGCATGGGCGGCCGCGGGGCCCATGCCTGCTTCCAGCTTCGGCTGGGCAACCGCAGCCTCCGAGCCGTCGCCTTCGGCCGCGGCGACGACGCCGAGCTGCACGCCGTGGGCGACCGCCTCGACGCCATCGCCGAGCTCAAGCTCAACACCTGGAACGGCAGAACGCGGCCGGAGCTGCACCTGGTCGACTTCCGGCCCGCCTCCCCCGGAGGGCCCGCGGTCCGCCGATGA